One Rosa chinensis cultivar Old Blush chromosome 3, RchiOBHm-V2, whole genome shotgun sequence DNA window includes the following coding sequences:
- the LOC112192997 gene encoding probable low-specificity L-threonine aldolase 1 isoform X2, whose translation MVTQTVDLRSDTVTKPTETMRAAMAAAEVDDDVLGYDPTAFRLETEMAKIMGKEAAVFVPSGTMGNLISVLVHCDIRGSEVILGHNSHIHIYENGGISTIGGVHPRTVKNNNDGTMDLDLIEATIRDPRGELVFPTTRLICLENSHANCGGRCLTVEYTDRVGEIAKKHDLKLHIDGARIFNASVALGVPVDRLVQAADSVSVCLSKGIGAPVGSVIVGSESFITKARRLRKTLGGGMRQVGILCAGALVALHENVAKLEGDHKKAKTLAEGLNQIKGLRVDTETVETNILYVHILEGSTITTEKLYKKLEEYGILTMKESSSSIRIVLHHQISASDVQYTLSCFQKALTGAPEENGHQ comes from the exons ATGGTAACTCAAACGGTTGACCTCCGTTCCGACACTGTCACGAAACCAACCGAGACAATGCGGGCAGCCATGGCAGCTGCTGAGGTTGATGATGATGTACTTGGCTATGATCCAACAGCATTCCGCTTGGAAACAGAAATGGCAAAGATCATGGGGAAGGAAGCAGCAGTTTTTGTACCATCAGGCACTATGGGAAACCTCATTAGTGTGCTTGTTCACTGTGACATTAGAGGAAGTGAAGTCATTCTTGGGCATAATTCCCACATTCATATCTATGAGAATGGAGGCATCTCAACAATTGGAGGTGTACATCCAAGAACAGTGAAAAACAACAATGACGGGACAATGGACCTTGATTTAATTGAAGCCACCATTAGGGATCCAAGAGGAGAGCTTGTGTTTCCAACCACGAGACTTATCTGCTTAGAGAACTCACATGCAAA CTGTGGTGGTAGATGCTTAACTGTGGAGTACACAGACAGAGTGGGAGAGATAGCCAAGAAGCATGACTTAAAGCTTCATATTGATGGTGCCCGCATTTTCAATGCATCTGTT GCACTTGGTGTTCCAGTTGATAGACTTGTGCAAGCTGCTGATTCAGTTTCG GTTTGTCTCTCAAAAGGTATTGGTGCTCCTGTTGGATCTGTCATTGTTGGATCCGAAAGCTTCATTACTAAG GCTAGAAGGCTCAGGAAAACTTTAGGTGGTGGAATGAGACAGGTCGGCATCCTTTGTGCAGGTGCTTTGGTGGCTTTACATGAAAATGTTGCAAAGCTTGAGGGTGATCACAAGAAAGCTAAGACTTTAGCAG AGGGactaaatcaaatcaaaggATTAAGGGTGGATACTGAGACGGTTGAGACAAATATT CTGTACGTTCATATTCTTGAGGGATCAACAATCACCACAGAAAAGTTGTATAAGAAATTGGAAGAATATGGTATACTTACGATGAAAGAAAGCTCATCAAG catTAGGATTGTTCTCCACCACCAAATTTCAGCAAGTGATGTGCAGTACACTTTGTCCTGCTTTCAG AAAGCTCTGACCGGAGCCCCTGAAGAAAATGGACACCAGTGA
- the LOC112192997 gene encoding probable low-specificity L-threonine aldolase 1 isoform X1 encodes MVAERQFFSCSANMVTQTVDLRSDTVTKPTETMRAAMAAAEVDDDVLGYDPTAFRLETEMAKIMGKEAAVFVPSGTMGNLISVLVHCDIRGSEVILGHNSHIHIYENGGISTIGGVHPRTVKNNNDGTMDLDLIEATIRDPRGELVFPTTRLICLENSHANCGGRCLTVEYTDRVGEIAKKHDLKLHIDGARIFNASVALGVPVDRLVQAADSVSVCLSKGIGAPVGSVIVGSESFITKARRLRKTLGGGMRQVGILCAGALVALHENVAKLEGDHKKAKTLAEGLNQIKGLRVDTETVETNILYVHILEGSTITTEKLYKKLEEYGILTMKESSSSIRIVLHHQISASDVQYTLSCFQKALTGAPEENGHQ; translated from the exons ATGGTTGCTGAAAGGCAATTCT TTTCTTGTTCAGCAAATATGGTAACTCAAACGGTTGACCTCCGTTCCGACACTGTCACGAAACCAACCGAGACAATGCGGGCAGCCATGGCAGCTGCTGAGGTTGATGATGATGTACTTGGCTATGATCCAACAGCATTCCGCTTGGAAACAGAAATGGCAAAGATCATGGGGAAGGAAGCAGCAGTTTTTGTACCATCAGGCACTATGGGAAACCTCATTAGTGTGCTTGTTCACTGTGACATTAGAGGAAGTGAAGTCATTCTTGGGCATAATTCCCACATTCATATCTATGAGAATGGAGGCATCTCAACAATTGGAGGTGTACATCCAAGAACAGTGAAAAACAACAATGACGGGACAATGGACCTTGATTTAATTGAAGCCACCATTAGGGATCCAAGAGGAGAGCTTGTGTTTCCAACCACGAGACTTATCTGCTTAGAGAACTCACATGCAAA CTGTGGTGGTAGATGCTTAACTGTGGAGTACACAGACAGAGTGGGAGAGATAGCCAAGAAGCATGACTTAAAGCTTCATATTGATGGTGCCCGCATTTTCAATGCATCTGTT GCACTTGGTGTTCCAGTTGATAGACTTGTGCAAGCTGCTGATTCAGTTTCG GTTTGTCTCTCAAAAGGTATTGGTGCTCCTGTTGGATCTGTCATTGTTGGATCCGAAAGCTTCATTACTAAG GCTAGAAGGCTCAGGAAAACTTTAGGTGGTGGAATGAGACAGGTCGGCATCCTTTGTGCAGGTGCTTTGGTGGCTTTACATGAAAATGTTGCAAAGCTTGAGGGTGATCACAAGAAAGCTAAGACTTTAGCAG AGGGactaaatcaaatcaaaggATTAAGGGTGGATACTGAGACGGTTGAGACAAATATT CTGTACGTTCATATTCTTGAGGGATCAACAATCACCACAGAAAAGTTGTATAAGAAATTGGAAGAATATGGTATACTTACGATGAAAGAAAGCTCATCAAG catTAGGATTGTTCTCCACCACCAAATTTCAGCAAGTGATGTGCAGTACACTTTGTCCTGCTTTCAG AAAGCTCTGACCGGAGCCCCTGAAGAAAATGGACACCAGTGA
- the LOC112191435 gene encoding uncharacterized protein LOC112191435, whose protein sequence is MALAISHALLCPKLQFPQRNFRPKAPALSFSPPNFRAIPQNRRIVLAAASAAGSSNSDSGLNPYEVLGVNPIEGFDMVKAAYKKKHKEAVSNGDEEAAARLEKAYDKLMMAQLTNRKKGLTFGSFKVSKDIKYADKQPIVPWGPRFTKSSVQDMRINLAISAVFVAWLVIVQNADYKPLQFLSFAFVYRIFEKLKTFEKPVTPTYTEDGEEVGKGLQMGKRLLRALGLVFGCIAVASLAYTGSLNVIEYIASYVPAILYNNQELIITSVTAVMLYVMASYYR, encoded by the exons ATGGCTTTAGCAATTTCCCATGCTCTTCTCTGCCCCAAATTACAGTTTCCCCAAAGGAATTTCCGCCCTAAAGCTCCAGCCCTGAGTTTCTCACCTCCCAATTTCAG AGCAATTCCACAGAATAGAAGGATAGTGTTGGCCGCTGCATCTGCAGCTGGAAGTTCTAATTCAGACAGTGGTTTGAATCCGTATGAG GTTCTCGGTGTGAACCCGATTGAGGGGTTTGACATGGTCAAGGCAGCGTATAAGAAAAAACACAAGGAGGCTGTAAGCAATGGTGATGAAGAAGCTGCTGCTAGA CTGGAGAAAGCATATGACAAACTTATGATGGCACAACTAACAAACAGGAAGAAAGGCTTGACATTTGGTTCTTTTAAG GTTTCAAAGGATATAAAATATGCCGATAAGCAACCGATTGTACCATGGGGGCCTAG GTTCACCAAATCCAGTGTACAAGATATGCGTATCAATCTGGCAATCTCTGCCGTATTT GTAGCTTGGCTTGTTATTGTGCAAAACGCTGACTATAAACCCCTCCAATTTTTATCCTTTGCATTCGTTTATCGCATTTTTGAGAAGTTGAAGACCTTTGAAAAACCTGTAACTCCAACATACACA GAAGATGGTGAGGAAGTGGGGAAGGGACTGCAGATGGGAAAACGGCTGCTACGTGCTCTTGGACTAGTCTTTGGCTGTATTGCTGTGGCTTCTCTG GCATACACTGGTTCTCTGAATGTGATCGAGTATATAGCTAGTTACGTTCCTGCTATTCTTTACAATAACCAG GAATTGATAATCACCTCAGTAACTGCAGTCATGCTCTACGTTATGGCATCATATTACAGGTGA
- the LOC112192995 gene encoding cell division cycle 5-like protein encodes MRIMIKGGVWKNTEDEILKAAVMKYGKNQWARISSLLVRKSAKQCKARWYEWLDPSIKKTEWTREEDEKLLHLAKLMPTQWRTIAPIVGRTPSQCLERYEKLLDAACVKDENYEPGDDPRKLRPGEIDPNPESKPARPDPVDMDEDEKEMLSEARARLANTRGKKAKRKAREKQLEEARRLASLQKRRELKAAGIDNRQRKRKRKGIDYNAEIPFEKKPPPGFYDVADEDRPVDQPQFPTTIEELEGKRRVDVEAQLRKQDIAKNKIAQRQDAPSAILQANKLNDPETVRKRSKLMLPAPQISDHELEEIAKMGYANDLAGSELTEGSGATRALLANYAQTPRLGMTPSRTPQRTPAGKGDAIMMEASNLAMLRESQTPLLGGENPQLHPSDFSGVTPRKKEIQTPNLMLTPSTPGGAGLTPRIGLTPARDSFGMTPKGTPMRDELRINEDVDMHDSAKMEHRRQAELRKNLQMGLSKLPQPKNEYQIVMQPVPEDNEEPEEKIEEDMSDRIARERAEEEARQQALLRKRSKVLQRELPRPPAPSVESLRKSLLRADEDKSKVVPPTSIEQANEMIAKELLSLLEHDNVKYPLDEKVDKRKKKGTKRSANGSTPTVPEIEDFEEDELKEADSMIKEEVEYLRVAMGHEDKSLDEFVEVHKTCMNDFMFFPRRNAYGASSIAGNEEKLEALQNEFENVKKKLDDDLGKAASLEKKVKVRTHGYEMRAKEVHWPKIEETFKQLDTAEKELECFRALQKQEQLAASHRINNLWEEVQKQKELERTLQKRYGGLIAEVERVQHLREKYIAQEQEQKEVAARNDLELADAAADVAVAQSTVNTSDSDELAASHGETTDPQVDGIDVDAEKKDDMTVTTDVNVPNSTPSAAEGENDIPLQGTSGEGSDTHLSTSDGIYPSGVAAQDSVSNGDAVSGTVDNVLPTEKLTSTDVANDQVVGAEVAGDDGLVSADATTVSAEVVDLAENAPTQL; translated from the exons ATGAGGATCATGATAAAGGGCGGCGTGTGGAAGAACACGGAGGATGAGATCCTCAAGGCCGCCGTTATGAAGTACGGCAAGAACCAGTGGGCTCGAATCTCCTCCCTCCTCGTTCGCAAATCCGCCAAGCAGTGCAAGGCTCGCTGGTACGAGTGGCTCGATCCCTCCATCAAAAAG ACCGAGTGGACTAGAGAAGAGGATGAGAAACTTCTTCATCTTGCTAAGCTCATGCCTACGCAGTGGAGAACAATTGCCCCAATCGTTGGTCGTACTCCATCTCAATGCCTTGAAAGGTACGAGAAGCTCCTTGATGCAGCCTGTGTCAAGGATGAGAACTATGAACCAGGTGATGATCCCCGAAAATTGCGGCCTGGAGAGATTGACCCCAATCCTGAGTCTAAGCCTGCTCGTCCGGATCCTGTTGATATGGATGAGGATGAGAAGGAAATGCTTTCTGAGGCACGAGCTCGGTTAGCCAACACCAGGGGAAAGAAGGCCAAAAGAAAGGCTAGAGAGAAACAGCTGGAGGAAGCCAGAAGGCTTGCTTCCCTACAGAAAAGGAGAGAATTAAAGGCCGCTGGGATTGATAATAGGCAGCGGAAGAGGAAAAGGAAGGGGATAGACTACAACGCTGAAATTCCGTTTGAGAAGAAGCCTCCTCCAGGCTTTTATGATGTTGCTGATGAAGACAGACCAGTTGACCAGCCCCAGTTCCCTACGACTATTGAGGAGCTTGAAGGAAAGAGAAGGGTTGATGTGGAAGCTCAGTTGAGGAAACAAGATATTGCAAAGAATAAAATTGCTCAGAGGCAGGATGCTCCATCAGCGATATTGCAAGCTAACAAGTTGAATGATCCAGAAACAGTTAGGAAGAGATCAAAGCTTATGCTTCCTGCACCTCAGATTTCAGATCATGAGTTGGAGGAAATTGCAAAGATGGGCTATGCAAATGATCTTGCTGGGAGTGAACTCACAGAAGGAAGTGGTGCAACTCGAGCCCTTCTTGCAAATTATGCCCAGACACCAAGGCTGGGAATGACTCCTTCACGTACGCCCCAAAGAACACCTGCTGGTAAAGGTGATGCTATCATGATGGAAGCTTCAAATTTGGCCATGTTGAGAGAGTCTCAGACACCGTTGTTAGGAGGAGAGAATCCACAGTTGCACCCATCAGATTTTTCTGGTGTCACTCCTAGGAAAAAGGAAATCCAGACACCAAATTTGATGCTTACTCCTTCAACTCCTGGAGGTGCAGGTCTTACTCCTAGGATTGGCTTGACCCCGGCAAGGGATTCTTTTGGCATGACACCAAAGGGGACTCCAATGAGGGACGAGCTTCGTATCAATGAAGATGTTGATATGCATGATAGTGCAAAGATGGAGCATAGGAGACAGGCTGAGTTAAGGAAAAACTTGCAGATGGGTCTAAGCAAGTTACCACAGCCCAAAAATGAGTACCAGATAGTCATGCAGCCAGTTCCAGAAGATAATGAAGAACCTGAGGAGAAGATTGAAGAAGATATGTCTGATAGGATTGCTAGAGAAAGGGCTGAGGAAGAAGCACGACAGCAGGCATTACTTAGGAAGAGATCAAAAGTACTGCAGAGGGAGCTCCCTAGGCCTCCTGCTCCTTCAGTGGAATCTCTGAGAAAGTCCTTGTTGAGAGCAGATGAAGATAAGAGTAAAGTTGTTCCTCCTACTTCAATTGAGCAGGCCAATGAAATGATTGCGAAGGAGCTTCTTAGTTTACTAGAGCACGATAATGTGAAATACCCACTTGATGAGAAAGTAGATAAGCGGAAAAAGAAAGGTACCAAGCGCAGTGCAAATGGCTCTACTCCTACTGTCCCTGAGATAGAAGACTTTGAAGAAGATGAACTGAAGGAG GCTGATTCAATGATAAAGGAAGAGGTTGAGTATCTTCGTGTTGCAATGGGACATGAAGATAAATCCCTCGATGAATTTGTTGAAGTACACAAGACATGCATGAATGATTTCATGTTTTTTCCTAGGCGCAATGCTTATGGTGCATCAAGTATTGCTGGAAATGAGGAGAAACTTGAGGCTTTGCAGAATGAGTTTGAGAAtgtgaagaagaagttggaTGATGATCTTGGGAAGGCAGCGAGCCTTGAAAAAAAGGTTAAAGTTCGAACACATGGTTATGAG ATGCGAGCTAAAGAAGTTCATTGGCCAAAAATTGAGGAAACTTTCAAGCAGTTGGACACTGCTGAAAAAGAACTCGAGTGTTTCCGTGCTCTGCAGAAGCAAGAACAACTTGCAGCCTCACACCGGATAAACAATCTTTGGGAAGAAGTTCAAAAACAAAAGGAGCTTGAGCGAACTTTACAAAAGCGGTATGGGGGTCTTATAGCGGAGGTGGAAAGGGTACAACACCTTAGAGAAAAATACATAGcgcaagaacaagaacaaaaagaagtTGCAGCCAGAAATGATCTTGAGTTGGCTGATGCTGCAGCAGATGTGGCCGTTGCGCAGTCAACTGTTAATACAAGTGACTCAGATGAGCTTGCTGCATCTCATGGTGAAACTACTGATCCACAAGTGGATGGTATAGATGTTGATGCAGAAAAGAAGGATGATATGACAGTTACCACGGATGTAAATGTACCTAACAGCACGCCTTCTGCTGCAGAGGGTGAGAATGACATACCATTACAAGGTACAAGTGGTGAAGGTTCTGATACTCACCTTTCTACCTCAGATGGGATCTACCCCAGTGGTGTTGCAGCTCAAGACTCTGTTAGCAATGGAGATGCTGTTTCAGGCACTGTGGATAATGTGCTTCCTACTGAAAAGCTAACAAGTACCGATGTGGCCAATGACCAAGTTGTTGGGGCAGAAGTAGCCGGAGATGATGGTCTTGTCAGTGCAGATGCCACCACTGTTTCTGCTGAGGTGgtcgatttggctgaaaatgcACCAACCCAATTATGA